One genomic segment of Chitinophaga sancti includes these proteins:
- a CDS encoding outer membrane beta-barrel protein has translation MKRLFLICYIIAICSPAMAQVSGKLQDMQGAPVPFANVIILKAADSSIFKGAVSDEQGGFLIDKVPAGQYVLRINVIGYESVNLPLDGPRNVGVQVLQTNRRQLGEVVVRGTKPLYQQQEQGIVVNVESSILSKGSAALEVLERAPGIIIDHRNNSISMNGKSSVMVMLNGKLLRMPITQVVALLRGMRADDVEKIELLTTPGAGYDAEGDGGIINIVLKKNSNVGLNGSVSATAGYGWGEKAGTSVQLGYNKWYGSYSYNHNRSNADWHATGTSVEPLYGGLTYSDVTGVMQPVENSHTARVGFDSKHMGGSLLFGYSKTHLHNINTGMFNVLPDSILYNHVNVNEYMKWKNTIADFYVEGKHLNLSLGYLRYTMDRPSKAMNSFVNLKGEEIGNNDTLFAPIQEGYAHTLIRVGVVKLDYKAQLNDKLKLEAGVKGSYNRTESASGIKSLVDGEYVTGKDATNDGVMREIIGAGYASLKWQLDSTTALTVGSRYEYADTRLTTVRKMGKLFPALAYNKTFPGGHELFITYNKRITRPAYTDLASYKSYTGPNSYESGNPSLIPTITNIFKIGYNYKGYSFSILASRDDHPIVRWQLTETPDSTVLIVSSQNMLWQNNLVFQAGIPVKVTEWWSMNYSLLAAYRQFKLDYTRKPAEKGYFTWNVNYSEQFKFQKGWSGELSGFYWGASYDGSKKVGSFGEANVGVKKEIGKGTLQFAVEDIFSSMHIPFSFGELTEEAHDLKSKVVYSAESSYFPVMKLTYFRAFGGTKQSHKEGGVKEERERIN, from the coding sequence ATGAAACGCCTTTTTCTAATTTGCTATATCATCGCAATTTGCTCGCCTGCCATGGCGCAGGTCAGTGGCAAACTACAGGATATGCAGGGGGCGCCGGTTCCTTTTGCGAATGTCATCATATTGAAAGCTGCAGATAGCAGTATTTTTAAAGGAGCCGTCTCCGATGAACAGGGCGGTTTTCTGATTGATAAAGTGCCAGCTGGACAATATGTGCTCAGGATAAATGTGATTGGGTACGAAAGTGTAAATCTACCCCTGGATGGCCCCAGAAATGTAGGTGTACAGGTATTGCAGACTAACCGCCGGCAATTGGGAGAAGTGGTGGTGCGTGGTACGAAACCACTTTATCAGCAACAGGAACAGGGGATAGTAGTGAATGTAGAAAGCAGCATCCTCTCCAAAGGCAGTGCGGCATTGGAGGTGCTGGAACGTGCACCGGGTATTATCATCGATCATAGAAATAATAGTATTTCTATGAATGGAAAAAGTAGTGTGATGGTCATGCTGAATGGAAAGTTGTTGCGTATGCCCATAACACAGGTAGTAGCTTTGCTGAGAGGAATGCGGGCGGATGATGTGGAAAAGATCGAATTGCTCACTACACCGGGTGCAGGTTATGATGCAGAAGGTGATGGCGGCATTATCAATATTGTTTTAAAGAAGAACAGCAATGTCGGTTTGAATGGTAGTGTGAGCGCTACTGCGGGTTATGGGTGGGGAGAGAAAGCAGGTACGAGTGTACAACTGGGATATAATAAGTGGTATGGTTCCTATAGTTATAATCATAACAGGAGTAATGCGGACTGGCATGCGACCGGCACATCTGTAGAACCTTTATATGGAGGGCTGACCTATTCTGATGTAACAGGTGTGATGCAGCCAGTGGAGAACAGTCATACTGCCAGAGTAGGTTTTGATTCTAAACATATGGGCGGCAGTTTGCTGTTTGGATATAGTAAAACGCATCTGCATAATATCAATACCGGCATGTTTAATGTATTGCCTGATTCTATCTTATACAATCATGTAAATGTCAATGAATACATGAAATGGAAGAATACGATTGCGGATTTTTATGTGGAGGGGAAGCACCTGAATTTGAGTCTGGGTTACCTGCGCTATACCATGGATCGCCCCAGCAAAGCAATGAATTCATTTGTAAATCTGAAAGGAGAAGAGATTGGGAATAACGATACCTTGTTTGCACCGATACAGGAAGGTTATGCACATACATTGATACGGGTAGGTGTGGTGAAGCTGGATTATAAAGCGCAGCTCAATGATAAATTAAAGCTGGAAGCAGGTGTGAAAGGTAGTTATAACCGTACAGAAAGTGCATCGGGTATTAAAAGCCTGGTAGATGGTGAATATGTAACTGGTAAGGATGCAACGAACGATGGGGTGATGAGAGAAATAATCGGGGCGGGCTATGCTTCCTTAAAATGGCAGCTGGATTCTACGACTGCATTGACAGTGGGTAGCAGGTATGAATATGCCGATACGCGGCTGACAACTGTTCGTAAGATGGGGAAACTGTTTCCTGCACTTGCTTATAATAAAACATTTCCGGGCGGACATGAATTGTTTATCACGTACAATAAGCGAATCACCCGGCCAGCTTATACAGATCTGGCTTCTTATAAATCTTATACAGGGCCTAATTCTTATGAATCAGGCAATCCTTCGTTGATACCTACTATTACAAATATTTTTAAAATAGGGTACAATTATAAAGGTTATTCATTTTCGATCTTAGCCAGTAGAGATGATCATCCTATCGTGCGCTGGCAGTTGACAGAGACACCGGATAGTACTGTGCTGATAGTGTCTTCACAAAATATGTTGTGGCAGAATAACCTGGTGTTTCAGGCAGGTATACCAGTAAAGGTGACTGAGTGGTGGAGTATGAATTACAGTCTGCTGGCCGCCTACAGGCAATTTAAATTAGATTATACCCGGAAACCGGCAGAGAAAGGATACTTTACGTGGAATGTGAATTACAGTGAACAATTTAAATTTCAAAAAGGATGGTCTGGTGAATTGTCCGGTTTTTACTGGGGGGCTTCTTATGATGGGTCTAAAAAGGTTGGAAGTTTTGGAGAAGCGAATGTAGGAGTGAAGAAAGAGATTGGGAAGGGTACTTTGCAGTTTGCGGTAGAGGATATATTTTCCAGTATGCATATTCCATTTTCTTTTGGGGAGTTAACAGAGGAGGCGCATGATTTAAAATCGAAAGTGGTGTATAGTGCGGAGTCCAGTTATTTTCCGGTGATGAAGCTCACTTATTTCAGGGCATTTGGTGGGACGAAACAAAGCCATAAGGAGGGCGGGGTAAAAGAAGAACGGGAACGAATAAATTAG
- a CDS encoding sensor histidine kinase, which produces MEKHWLFRYRLYHLPFWVMYHYAWWVVSYGDPLKAANTILFTPHAVEFAFYVVFQAVAVYFNLYYLIPQFLQKGKYQAYMGYLLLTLVTATLCIVGGYYLIPTPSDLCFFGFVGKALPSTIASMTLAMSIKLAKHWMRTKERQQLLEKEKLETELQFLRNQFNPHFLFNSINSIFFLIHKKPDVASASLAKFSELLRHQLYECNDPHIPLDKEITFLENFIELEKLRQNKSTRIQVHFTDKPVAHISIAPFILMTFIENAFKHVSGQDANWINIHLEIEEDQLLFGVSNSTTNKESSQYSGIGLRNVRRRLDLVYPGQYQLDIQEIPGNFTIQLQLNVGGGNIMEILSLAI; this is translated from the coding sequence ATGGAAAAGCATTGGCTATTTCGTTACAGACTCTACCATCTGCCATTCTGGGTAATGTATCATTACGCCTGGTGGGTAGTGTCTTATGGCGATCCGCTCAAAGCAGCCAATACCATCCTGTTCACCCCTCATGCCGTAGAGTTCGCCTTCTACGTCGTTTTTCAGGCAGTGGCAGTATATTTCAATTTGTATTACCTCATTCCTCAATTTCTTCAGAAAGGGAAATACCAGGCATACATGGGCTACCTGTTGCTTACACTCGTAACCGCTACACTGTGTATAGTAGGAGGGTATTATCTCATTCCCACTCCCAGTGATCTTTGCTTCTTTGGATTTGTTGGCAAAGCCCTGCCCAGTACCATAGCAAGTATGACCCTGGCCATGAGTATCAAACTGGCCAAACACTGGATGCGAACAAAAGAACGCCAGCAATTATTAGAAAAAGAAAAACTGGAAACAGAATTGCAGTTTCTGCGCAATCAGTTTAATCCACATTTCTTATTCAATAGTATTAACTCTATCTTCTTCCTGATCCATAAAAAGCCGGATGTAGCAAGTGCTTCCCTGGCCAAATTCTCTGAGTTACTGCGGCATCAACTCTATGAATGTAATGATCCCCACATTCCACTCGATAAGGAAATAACTTTCCTGGAAAACTTTATTGAACTGGAAAAATTAAGACAGAATAAAAGCACCCGCATACAAGTGCATTTTACTGACAAACCTGTTGCGCATATTTCAATTGCACCATTTATATTGATGACATTTATTGAAAATGCATTTAAACATGTATCAGGTCAGGATGCAAACTGGATCAATATTCACCTGGAAATAGAGGAAGATCAACTACTTTTCGGGGTCAGCAACAGTACGACAAACAAGGAATCCAGTCAATACAGCGGTATAGGATTACGGAATGTAAGAAGAAGACTGGACCTGGTATACCCTGGCCAATACCAATTAGATATCCAGGAAATACCAGGCAATTTCACCATCCAGTTACAACTCAACGTTGGCGGCGGTAATATAATGGAGATACTCTCACTTGCCATTTAA
- a CDS encoding glycoside hydrolase family 28 protein has translation MRVLILLLCLNYFQLSAQQKNFPITSYGAKGDGKTNNTTPIQEAIDKAAAAGGGTVVVPAGKFVTGVITLKSGVTLHLAPNSFLLATTSRKDYGPAKASALIVANNQQNIGITGKGTIDGQGELLLKDIFDMLKKGTLKDKEWQRYNEWGQMRPEENNRPKLIAFTNCQQVTVKNVTILNGLCWIQDYVSCTDMIFDSIKVISNTFLNNDGIDLVDCKNVKLTNSSFDVADDGICLKSHDTAGLCENIYIANCKVRSSASGFKMGTASWGGFKNITVKNIYVYNTFRSAIAIETVDGGIVENIDISNITAKNTGNAIFLRLGKRQAKREPGTLSKVRISDVKVEIPATKPDAGYNMEGPRELFEHNTFPAGIYGIPGHNIQDVTLENIDITYTEKSSMAVANINVDSLHRIPEAISDYPEFSMFRELPAWGFYVRHADGITFKNVKLSYTGEEFRTACIFDDVNGLKLEKVKINKAASRPLVILNNVKDPVVDDPTLIK, from the coding sequence ATGAGGGTATTGATTCTACTGTTATGTTTAAACTATTTTCAACTATCTGCGCAACAAAAGAACTTCCCCATCACCAGCTACGGCGCCAAAGGTGATGGTAAAACCAACAATACCACTCCCATCCAGGAAGCTATCGACAAAGCAGCTGCCGCTGGCGGCGGTACAGTAGTCGTACCAGCCGGGAAGTTCGTAACCGGTGTCATCACCCTTAAATCCGGCGTCACCCTGCACCTGGCGCCCAACTCCTTCCTCCTCGCAACCACCAGCCGTAAGGATTATGGTCCAGCCAAAGCCTCTGCCCTGATCGTTGCCAACAACCAACAAAACATCGGTATCACAGGGAAAGGGACTATCGATGGACAAGGAGAACTGCTCCTGAAAGACATCTTTGACATGCTAAAAAAGGGTACACTAAAAGATAAAGAATGGCAGCGTTACAACGAATGGGGACAAATGCGACCTGAAGAAAACAACCGTCCAAAGCTGATTGCATTCACAAACTGCCAGCAGGTAACGGTGAAAAATGTCACCATCCTAAATGGTCTCTGCTGGATACAGGACTATGTAAGTTGTACAGACATGATCTTCGACAGCATCAAAGTGATCAGCAATACCTTCCTGAATAATGACGGCATTGACCTGGTAGACTGCAAAAATGTAAAGCTTACCAATAGCAGCTTTGACGTAGCCGATGACGGTATTTGCCTGAAATCGCACGATACCGCAGGACTTTGTGAGAACATCTACATCGCCAATTGTAAAGTACGTTCCAGCGCCAGTGGGTTCAAAATGGGCACCGCCTCCTGGGGAGGATTTAAAAACATCACTGTAAAAAATATTTATGTATACAACACCTTCCGCTCTGCTATCGCCATTGAAACAGTAGATGGCGGAATTGTGGAAAACATTGACATCAGCAATATAACAGCAAAGAATACTGGTAATGCCATCTTCCTTCGCCTGGGCAAGCGCCAGGCAAAGCGTGAACCCGGTACCCTCAGCAAAGTGCGTATCTCTGATGTAAAAGTGGAGATCCCTGCTACCAAACCAGATGCAGGATATAATATGGAAGGGCCAAGAGAGCTTTTTGAACATAACACTTTCCCTGCCGGCATCTATGGCATACCCGGTCATAACATACAGGATGTAACTTTGGAAAATATAGATATCACCTACACTGAGAAATCCAGCATGGCAGTAGCGAATATCAATGTAGATTCATTACATCGTATTCCTGAAGCGATCAGCGATTATCCTGAATTCTCCATGTTTAGGGAATTGCCGGCATGGGGTTTTTATGTGAGACATGCGGATGGTATTACTTTCAAAAATGTAAAACTGAGCTATACAGGAGAGGAATTCCGTACAGCTTGTATTTTTGATGATGTAAATGGATTGAAACTGGAAAAGGTGAAAATAAACAAAGCAGCTTCCAGGCCGCTGGTTATATTAAATAATGTAAAGGATCCGGTAGTAGACGATCCGACCCTGATTAAATAA
- a CDS encoding IS110 family transposase, with the protein MEQSHISFEQVVSRGCGLDVHQENVVATIRGDNLQEQTRTFSTFTSSLKDLVAWLEESGITHVAMESTGVYWKPVFNILEPHFELILVNARHIKYVPGHKTDRNDSAWIAKLLLSGLLKGSFIPPQYTRELRELYRYKRKVIGQRSSEYNRLQNILETANIKLSSVVSDVFGISGWSMISAIIDGEQDPMILANLAKGRLKIKKQELILALEGNLNEHHRFMLNLSKAAILQLNELLCQVDNRIDQYLRKWEEEVKLLQTIPGVQKQTATAILAEIGTDMHAFPNQHHLASWCGLCPGNNESAGKKKSERINHGNSSLKTALVEAAWAAVHTKESYLKRRYYSLSVRRGKKRALIAIAHKILIATYFILKNRVPYMEPDNQEWLKKRKQAQINNYLRRLRELEALPPSQ; encoded by the coding sequence ATGGAACAATCACATATCAGTTTTGAACAGGTTGTGAGTCGTGGCTGTGGCCTCGATGTTCACCAGGAGAATGTAGTAGCTACCATCAGGGGTGATAATTTGCAGGAACAAACCCGCACTTTTAGCACCTTCACAAGTTCACTTAAGGACCTGGTAGCCTGGTTGGAAGAATCGGGCATTACACATGTCGCAATGGAGAGCACGGGTGTTTACTGGAAGCCTGTTTTTAATATACTAGAACCTCACTTTGAACTTATTTTGGTCAATGCCCGGCATATTAAATATGTGCCGGGTCATAAGACTGATCGTAATGACAGTGCCTGGATTGCAAAATTATTGCTAAGCGGGCTACTAAAAGGAAGTTTTATTCCACCCCAATACACTCGTGAATTACGGGAATTGTACCGATACAAACGTAAAGTAATAGGCCAACGCTCCAGTGAATATAACCGATTACAGAACATTTTAGAGACTGCCAATATCAAATTGAGCAGCGTTGTCAGTGATGTGTTCGGCATAAGCGGCTGGTCAATGATCTCTGCTATTATTGATGGAGAACAGGATCCCATGATATTGGCCAATCTGGCCAAAGGTAGGCTCAAAATCAAGAAGCAAGAACTTATTCTTGCTTTAGAAGGTAATCTTAATGAGCATCACCGTTTTATGCTCAACCTGTCTAAAGCTGCTATCTTACAGCTAAATGAACTGCTTTGTCAGGTAGATAACCGTATTGATCAGTACTTAAGAAAATGGGAAGAAGAAGTAAAATTACTTCAGACTATTCCCGGAGTACAAAAACAAACAGCTACAGCCATCTTAGCCGAAATAGGTACAGATATGCATGCCTTCCCAAATCAGCATCATTTAGCCAGTTGGTGTGGCTTATGTCCGGGTAATAATGAAAGTGCCGGAAAAAAGAAAAGTGAACGTATCAATCATGGCAACAGTTCTCTTAAAACAGCACTGGTGGAGGCGGCCTGGGCCGCTGTACATACAAAGGAATCTTATCTGAAAAGAAGATATTACTCTTTAAGTGTGCGAAGAGGTAAAAAACGTGCTCTTATCGCCATTGCACACAAAATCCTCATTGCCACTTATTTTATACTCAAAAATAGAGTGCCATATATGGAACCGGATAATCAGGAGTGGCTTAAAAAAAGAAAGCAGGCGCAGATAAATAATTATCTCAGGCGCCTGCGCGAGCTTGAGGCATTACCCCCATCTCAATAA